One genomic segment of Pseudorca crassidens isolate mPseCra1 chromosome X, mPseCra1.hap1, whole genome shotgun sequence includes these proteins:
- the AMER1 gene encoding APC membrane recruitment protein 1: METQKDEAAQAKGTAVSVDTQDQWAEKGAKSKAAEMTEGPASEQPSSGPGRLKKTAMKLFGGKKSICTLPSFFGGGRSKGSGKGSSKKGLSKSKTHDGLSEAVHGPEDIVSEGDGLSLPLPESSCRLPGSQSAHGSLEADSRRKTSVAGATEKARAEKAPFVPKPKKGLKGFFSSIRRHRKSKVSGAEQSDPRAKEPEGARDRPHEHVSSALLSHTENLQAPRKENAKSQDVPGPKVSSVPETFPAATEQTACKDPEKTMEACASALLQPKPAPEASGPEEPHSPETGEKFVSGEVNPPNGPVGDQLSLLFGDVTSLKSFDSLTGCGDIIAEQDMDSMTDSMASGGQRANRDGTKRSSCLVTYQGGGEEMALADDDDEEEEEEEVELEEEEEEVKEEEDDDLEYLWTSSQVYPRPILNPGYHPTTSSGHLGYMLLDPVRSYPGLAPGDLLTPQSDQQESAPNSDEGYYDSTTPGLEDDSGEALGIVRRDCLPRDSYSGDALYEFYEPDDSLENSPPGDDCLYDLHGHSSEMFDPFLNFEPFSSSRPPGAMETEEERLVTIQKQLLYWELRREQREAREACAREAHTREAYTQETHTREAHAREAHTREAYVREARAREAYAREACGREVRAREAQVREVQVRQEKPIMEYQMRPLGPSVMGLVEGASGASQTSHRGTTSAFPATASSEPDWRDFRPLEKRFEGTCSKKDQSTCLMQLFQSDAMFEPDMQEANFGGSPRRAYPTYSPPEEPEEEEVEKEGNVTVSFSQALVEFTSNGNLFSSMSCSSDSDSSFTQNLPELPPMVTFDIADVERDGEGKCEENPEFHNDEDLAASLEAFELGYYQKRAFNSYHSRFYQGLPWGVSSLPRYLGLPGMHPRPPPAAMALNRRSRSLDTAETLELELSNSHLGQGYMESDELQAQQEDSDEEEEEEWGRDSPLSLYTEPPGTYDWPAWAPCPLAVGSGPAGISPSQLGGPSSQSLYGQAVCCISPVAMSMLLSVSGPEPRAPGEAKSQLARPSHLPLPMGPCYNLQRKASQSPRARPRDVLLPVDEPSCSSIPGGFSPSPLPQAKPVGITHGIPQLPRVRPEPPEPQPIHYGTSSLDLSKERAEQGASLPTSYSSTAMNGNLAE, from the coding sequence ATGGAGACCCAAAAGGATGAAGCTGCTCAGGCCAAGGGAACAGCAGTCTCTGTGGATACCCAGGACCAATGGGCAGAGAAAGGAGCCAAGAGCAAGGCAGCTGAGATGACAGAAGGGCCAGCATCAGAGCAACCCTCATCTGGCCCAGGTAGGCTGAAGAAAACTGCCATGAAACTCTTTGGTGGCAAGAAGAGCATCTGTACCCTGCCTAGTTTCTTTGGAGGGGGACGAAGCAAAGGTTCTGGGAAAGGCAGCTCTAAGAAGGGTCTTAGCAAGAGCAAGACCCACGATGGCCTGAGTGAAGCAGTCCATGGCCCTGAAGACATTGTCAGTGAAGGAGATGGCCTCTCCTTACCTTTGCCTGAGTCATCCTGCCGACTTCCCGGCTCTCAGAGTGCCCATGGATCTTTGGAGGCAGACTCCAGACGCAAGACGTCTGTGGCTGGAGCCACAGAGAAAGCTAGGGCTGAGAAGGCTCCCTTTGTGCCCAAGCCAAAAAAAGGCCTGAAAGGTTTTTTCAGCAGTATCCGCCGTCACCGGAAGAGCAAGGTCTCTGGGGCTGAGCAAAGTGATCCAAGAGCCAAGGAGCCTGAGGGGGCCAGAGACAGGCCTCATGAGCATGTGAGCTCAGCCCTTCTGTCCCACACTGAGAACCTCCAAGCCCCAAGAAAGGAAAATGCCAAATCCCAAGATGTCCCTGGGCCAAAAGTTTCTTCAGTACCAGAGACTTTTCCAGCAGCCACTGAGCAGACAGCCTGCAAAGATCCAGAAAAAACCATGGAGGCCTGTGCCTCAGCACTCCTGCAGCCCAAACCTGCCCCTGAAGCCAGTGGCCCAGAGGAGCCCCATAGCCCAGAAACAGGGGAGAAGTTTGTGTCAGGAGAGGTAAATCCACCCAATGGCCCTGTGGGGGACCAGCTGAGCCTCCTCTTTGGGGATGTCACATCCCTGAAAAGTTTTGACTCACTGACAGGTTGTGGTGACATAATAGCAGAACAGGACATGGACAGTATGACAGACAGCATGGCCTCTGGAGGCCAGAGGGCCAACCGAGATGGGACCAAACGAAGTTCCTGCCTGGTGACCTACCAAGGAGGGGGCGAGGAGATGGCCTTGGCTGATGATGATGacgaggaagaagaggaagaggaggtggaattagaggaggaagaagaggaagtcaAGGAGGAAGAAGACGATGACTTAGAATATCTGTGGACAAGTTCCCAGGTGTACCCAAGGCCCATTCTAAATCCAGGCTACCATCCCACCACATCCTCAGGCCACCTTGGTTACATGCTCCTTGACCCAGTTAGGTCTTATCCTGGCCTAGCCCCTGGGGACCTTTTGACTCCTCAGAGCGATCAGCAAGAGTCTGCCCCCAATAGTGATGAGGGTTATTATGACTCCACCACACCTGGACTTGAGGATGATTCAGGTGAGGCCCTGGGGATTGTCCGCAGGGATTGCTTGCCCCGAGACAGCTATAGTGGCGATGCCCTCTATGAGTTCTATGAGCCAGATGATAGTCTTGAGAACTCCCCACCTGGGGATGACTGCCTTTATGACCTCCATGGTCACAGCTCTGAGATGTTTGACCCCTTCTTGAACTTTGAGCCCTTTTCTTCCTCTCGGCCACCTGGGGCAATGGAGACAGAGGAAGAACGGCTAGTGACCATCCAGAAACAGTTGCTGTATTGGGAGCTTCGGCGggagcagcgagaggcccgcgagGCATGTGCCCGAGAGGCTCACACCAGGGAGGCCTACACCCAAGAAACTCACACCAGGGAGGCCCATGCTCGAGAGGCCCACACCCGGGAAGCTTATGTCAGAGAGGCCCGAGCTCGAGAGGCCTATGCCAGGGAGGCCTGTGGCCGAGAGGTCCGTGCTCGAGAGGCTCAAGTCCGAGAGGTCCAAGTCCGGCAGGAGAAGCCCATCATGGAGTATCAGATGAGGCCTTTAGGGCCATCAGTGATGGGCCTGGTGGAAGGGGCATCAGGGGCCTCTCAGACTTCCCACAGAGGAACCACCTCAGCTTTCCCTGCCACTGCAAGCAGTGAGCCAGACTGGAGGGACTTCCGTCCTTTGGAGAAGCGTTTCGAGGGAACCTGCTCCAAGAAAGATCAAAGTACTTGCCTGATGCAGCTCTTCCAGAGTGATGCTATGTTTGAGCCAGACATGCAAGAAGCAAATTTTGGAGGATCTCCCAGGAGGGCTTACCCTACTTATTCACCCCCTGAGGAGCCAGAGGAAGAGGAGGTTGAGAAGGAAGGGAATGTCACTGTGAGTTTCTCTCAGGCCCTTGTGGAGTTCACCAGCAATGGGAACCTCTTCTCCAGCATGTCTTGCAGCTCTGACTCTGACTCATCCTTCACTCAAAACCTCCCTGAGCTGCCCCCCATGGTGACCTTTGACATTGCTGATGTGGAACGGGATGGGGAAGGCAAGTGTGAAGAAAATCCTGAGTTCCACAATGATGAAGACCTTGCAGCCTCCTTGGAAGCTTTTGAACTGGGCTACTACCAGAAACGCGCCTTCAACAGCTACCACAGCCGATTCTACCAAGGCCTACCCTGGGGTGTGAGCAGTCTCCCTCGATACTTGGGACTGCCTGGCATGCACCCTCGTCCTCCACCTGCTGCCATGGCCCTCAACAGGAGGAGCCGCTCCCTCGACACTGCTGAGACCCTGGAGCTGGAGCTCTCCAATTCTCACCTGGGCCAGGGCTACATGGAGTCTGATGAGCTTCAGGCTCAGCAAGAAGATTCagatgaagaagaggaggaagaatggGGCCGAGACAGTCCCCTGTCCCTCTATACTGAACCTCCAGGGACCTACGACTGGCCTGCCTGGGCTCCCTGTCCTCTCGCAGTGGGGTCAGGCCCTGCAGGAATAAGTCCTAGCCAGTTGGGTGGGCCTTCCAGCCAGTCTCTATATGGACAGGCAGTCTGTTGCATATCTCCTGTCGCCATGTCAATGTTGCTGTCAGTATCAGGGCCAGAGCCAAGGGCACCTGGGGAAGCCAAGTCTCAGCTAGCTCGACCTTCGCACTTACCCCTGCCCATGGGCCCTTGTTATAACCTTCAGCGGAAGGCCTCCCAGAGTCCGAGGGCCAGGCCTCGAGATGTGCTGCTGCCTGTTGATGAACCCAGTTGCTCCTCCATTCCTGGAGGCTTCAGCCCCAGCCCTCTGCCCCAGGCCAAGCCTGTAGGCATTACCCATGGCATCCCTCAGCTGCCCAGGGTCCGGCCTGAGCCCCCAGAGCCTCAGCCCATTCACTATGGGACTTCCAGCCTTGACCTGTCAAAGGAGAGGGCTGAGCAAGGTGCCTCTCTCCCCACCAGCTACTCCTCCACTGCCATGAATGGAAACCTAGCTGAGTAG